The sequence below is a genomic window from Lolium perenne isolate Kyuss_39 chromosome 7, Kyuss_2.0, whole genome shotgun sequence.
GCGCCTCCGCTTCACGGACGGGATCTCCGCCGCCTCAGTCTCCGCCAATGGATTGGTTTTGATTGTTTTCCTTTTCTTGTTCTTTGTGACCTCGATATCGGTGCGTCTGTTAACTCTCGTGTCGTTCTCGATAACCACAGGTGCATCTCCCTCATGCCGCTCGCACTCGATCTCCACCGGAATGCTCGACGCCAGGGCACCATAGTCAGCGAGCGCACAACTGTCGTCCAACTCGTTGCCACAGTAGTAGATGCGTTGGCAGGCCAACCCTCTCCGCCTCCTCCACCCGCTCCTTGATCCTGCCCACCGTGTCTGTATCCTCGATGTCCAGCTCGACCACCCTTCTTCGTAAACGGCAAGGTCGGCAGAGAAGCTGAATGGTTGCGCATTCCTGGATGTTGTAGTCCATGAGGATGTGGCCGTCCTCCAGCTGCTTTCCGCCGTAGCTGAGCCGCTGTTGCGCCGGCTGGATCCCGGTGCCGTATTTCTGCAGCACCGCGAGCTGCACCGCGAGCCGGAAGCTCTCGACAGTGTTGTTAATATCCGTGCCGGAGATGGTGATGGTGCCATACATGCAATTCACGAACACctgcatcttcatcatcatcacgagATGGAACATGGACAGGTCGGTGACGCCATGGTCGGCTAATGTTGTGTCATCATCGTCCGGCAAGGCCGAGAAGGCAAACATGAGGCGCTGCCGCGACGGCGAGATCCCCACCATGTCGTGGAGCTTTGCCTTGACGCTCACCAACGTGTCATCCTTGGAGACCTCTAGGGCGACGGGGCCATTGTTGGGACGGGTGGAGACGGTGACAAAGACCTTCATCCTCTtcgtcttctttctttttctctccgACTTCAGCTGTCGTGGCTAACTTTGCTTTGATAGCTAAAATGACGGCCGGGTTGCTGATGTAGCGGAACTCTGCTATGTTGGTATTGCCTATAGATCTATCACATCAAATTAGATAAATACACGCACGAAAAAAAACTCGAGGCCAGGGGATCGTGTCCTCCTTTTTCTTTATTTCTCAGTTCTTGCAAACTCACGGTACAAGTACAATTTATCGTACACCTCCATGTATATATAGGACTTGAGCTAATCTATATTGCCGACTCCACCTACCAAACCAAACCGACCTAGACACCACTAACGAGACAAGTACTTCCTAATACGATTTGCAAACCTGACCAACTCCAACTCAACGTACGCGACCTCCAATCTAGTAGTACCACGTAGACTCTAGGAAATAAATCCAAACTTGGCTAGTTTGTTATTTCCAACATGCTAGATTTTTATGAGTCCGTGTTTTTATCATATGGCGCCCCTGCCCTGCCATCCATCCATGGGCCCAGCTGCCTCTTCGTCGTCGCCCTCGCGCATTCGTCGCCTCGCCACCGCTGAAGACGATGCTCGTTCCGCCACCGACGGTTCCACGGTGGAGGAGGTCCCCGAGGCTTGCAACGACTGCCACCACTGCAGGTTCATGATGGGCGGCGCGTGCCGGGATGAGTACCATCAATGGCACTAATGCTACATGCGGCTACTGGTGTTGCTACATCAAGTCGCCGTCCTTGCTACATTAGTCCGCCACCGTTGCTACATGCGACCGTCGCTCAGTCCGCCGCCGTTGCTACATCAATCGGCTGCACTTGCTACATCATATCGATGTCCTTGCTACATCATGTCGTTGTCCTTGCTACATTGATTCGTGGCGTTGCTACATGTGGTCATCTGGTCTGCCGACGCTGCTACAGGCCACTGCCGTTGCTACATCAGGGTCGCCGACCTTGCTACATCAGGCCACCAACCTTGCTGCAAGCGACAGGCGTGAGAGCTCTTGTCATCTCCGCCGAGGATGCGATGgcatcttctccggcgacgagATGGCAACATCTTCTCCTAGAACATTCGTGTCTCACTTGAGGACCTAGACGCACAACTTCTCCAAGCCATGAGGGAGGGGGCGGTAGGGATACATGTGCTGCCGACAGCCAGTGGGGTTCATGGCCGAGCTCTGTAGGTAGTCGATGTTGGTTTGTGTGCGAGGTCAGCGCGGAGAGAATGCTAATGATTTTGCATATTTTTTGTTATTTTCCTTTTGACGTGGTATGTATGGAGTGTGTGGCTAGAAAACAAGCTATACTTTGGGAAACTCTAAATGGAggacgagctacatgtagctctttattttcaacgattcaaaaatcatagTTTTAAGTTTCAAGAAAAACTGAAAAAAAATTCTTGATGTAGATAATGATGAAATTTGCAAACGTGCAAAACTTCAATATGAAATACTTTGTATTgtcattcgcaaaaaaaaattatattatagactacacaaaaatgatAATATCTGAGGGGTTATATATTTTTGAAATGTGCATTATTCACTATTCTTAGATCTAATAATTTCATATTGAGATTTTACATGTTTATATATACCATCATTGGCTACATCCATATTTTTTTCAgaaattttgaaattcaaaaatatgatttcaaaaaatttcaaaataaagagctACACGTAGCTCGGCCTCCATTAGTCCACTTCCTAGTTTTGTTCTTGTTTCGGCAAATAGACAGAACAACGATCTTGGATGAAGGCTGGCAAAGAATCAATAATAAAGAAAAACTGAGGTAGCGGATCACCATTGGCAAAGGCTTTGAGATGTTTAGCATATTTAAAAATATTAAAACATAATATATGTATAACTCCACATTCTACGTGCGCACAAGATTGTTTGAGAAAAAAAACTGTTTTTGTTTCCTTTTTAGAAAAAAACGCATTTCTTGAGATTTTTTTGGGTCTTTTTACCCATGGCAACAAGAATGTTGGTTTTCAGCGTAACATTAGTTGTGCACATAGAACATGGAGATATATAGACAACAATGTTTCCTAAtattttttaaaaatattttcCGAATAAAGAAAGCATATGCATCCAAAATAAAAGGGGACTTGGGGTGCGCGAGGCCACCCTTATGGTCGACAAGACGCATCCTCCATGTGACCATGTCTTTCTTGAAGCTCGGGATCTGATACGGCGATGCTACCATATTTCTTCTTGGAGGTGAATGCTACCCCCTAtgttattttattttttatttttttctcgtTTTAGATTTTTCAAAAGTTAAACACTATCAAGTATGATTTAAATTGTAGTGAAAATATCAACGATTGAAATACTATAACTTTTAAATTGTTGATGTTGATAACTTTTTTTAAAATATTCAGTCAAACTTTACAAGGTTTGACATTGACTAAACCCAGAACACGAATTAATAATTATAAGTGGATGCACCCGAGGCCAGATTTGGGGTCTCGAATGCTGACACTGAGTTGTATATCATGGAGCAATACTATAACTACAAGATAACTAGTGAGCGTTCCGTTGTTgagcaagctcatgagataccgtCACTTGCCAAAGAAGTTGAGCACTTCAAAGGTACTTTACCGGAAAAGTTTGTGGTcggtggcattattgccaagctttctccttcatggaggaacttttcgATTTCGGATTTTATTGGGTCTCTTCATGTGGAAGAAAAGGCGAGAACAAAGGATACACGTGCTCGAGAATTTGAGGTAGGTTCTAGTGCCAATATGGTACAGAAGAAAAACTTCAAATCTCACAAgttcaagaacaagaacaaatctGAAGGCAAAGGAAAATTTGATACCAAGAATAAGGTCTCACGCTCAACCAACTTCAAGAAAAACACTGGTAAGAAGAAAGAGGCTTGCCACACGTCTATGGTGAGCCCGACCATTGGGATCCTAAGTACCCTAATCGCTATTATAAGCGTGGCAACAGCGGCAAGACCGCTAATGTGGTCATTGGTGgtgatactgagatgaaggacgttgggtaCGATATTTTTTCTTACTGTCATCTCAGTATGTAACTCTCCTGATTTGTGGATTGATACGTGTGCTAATACACATATATGTTCTGATGTTTCCATGTTTTCTTCAtatcaggtcgcaaggacttgCCTCGCGCTGATGGGAAACGGCTCGCGTGCTTCTATTCATGGTGTTGGTACGGTAAatttgaagtttacttcggggaagaccatccagctgaagaatgtgcagcaTGTTCCCTCCATCAATTAGAATCTCGTCAGTggatcgcttttatgtcgagatgattttaagttggtttttgaatccaataaagttgtaatttctaagtatggacaatttgttggaaatGTTATGAGTGCAGAAgcttgttccgcttatctttATCAGACTTATGTACTCAAACTATTAATCATTCTTGCAATGATAGTGAGTTCAATATTtgacattcacgactttgtcatattaattttgggtgcatgatGCGGCTAGCCAATATAAACTTAATTCCGAAATTTAGTACTGTCAAAAGTTCCAAGTTTTAAGTGtgtgtgcaagctaagcaacctCGCAAGTCTTACAATACTGCGGGGGTATGAGATTTTTCACCTCTGGAACGCATACATTCAGATCTTTGTGAGATAAATGGTGAGTTGACAAAAGTATAACATCATGTTACATTTTGTTGTCAAGGAGTGAGCATTGTGTGAATTTTGCTATTAATTAGAACTAGCGCAGTGGTTGCGAGGGCATCATCTCTATCTTGTTAAAAGTATAACATATTTATGTTTGCCATTTGCATGTTTTACCTCTTTCTTTCTTATCTTAATCATTGCTAAATATGTGACACTTTAGACCTAATTATCAATACTATTATATTGGAGCTGGTCGTTGGTTGGTCGTCAAACGTGTTTAATGAAGGAGATTGGAACCATCCACACCGTTCGATCTAATCTCAACTCTTTGCTTCTTTCGATCAATCCTGCATGGGCATTAATTAAAATACTTGCCAAAAATCTTTGAACGCTTGCCACAATTATCATAAAGTATTTCCAAAATCTTTAACCTCTCGCTGTCATTGTTAGCCTTAATTAATTTCTTTGTGCGATGGTTTCCATGATTTCCGGAAAACTAAGGGGAGGGAATGTTGGATGGAGATCCGATGGACGAGTACTACCGATTTTTGACGTTTCCGTGATTCGACTGACTGCCAGCGCTGCCCATGACATGAACACTAGACCATCACCTTGCCTACACTTTTCTTTGATGTGTCTTGGCCTTTAGTACCTTCACTTTAGTATTTTTGAGTTTCACGTTGTTTTTCGTTACCGACTCATTGTAGACAAAGTTTTTGCTCGAGACTTTACATTAGACAGTGCAagaaatgcaaaaatatgaccGTGTACTGACGAGAGGAGGGACTAGACAATGCACAAATATCTATTTTTTGTTGCTAAAACTAAGTTTATTATATTATTACTCTACAAAGGCCTGTCATGATATTTGTGGAACTCGTGAACTTTAGAACCTTCTATCCAACTATACTTTTATACTAACATAGAGTTGGTAAAAACACATGTGACTAAAGATAATACATGTAAGTAATTAAAATTTTAGAATATTCTATCAAACTATATATATAATGCATTTTTAGATTTAGCCAAATTTGCATCAACACCCGAACTTTTTTTTCTAGAAGATGCAAGTTGTAGAGAGTTACACTCTACCATTAGATTGTTTTTAATAATAGATGATTTAGCTATATAATAGTAAAATTCAAATATATTATTATCAATGCGATTATGTGGTTACCATTGTTATAAAAACTAGAAAAAAATAGTTGTTCTGATAAATGTCGTAAAATTGAAAAAACCCATCTTAAAATATAATGACGGTAGctataaaagaaataaaaaagtTTAATATAACCGGCCAACATCTAAGTGATgaaaaacacacaaactatttctGTGT
It includes:
- the LOC127314957 gene encoding polyubiquitin 9-like gives rise to the protein MKVFVTVSTRPNNGPVALEVSKDDTLVSVKAKLHDMVGISPSRQRLMFAFSALPDDDDTTLADHGVTDLSMFHLVMMMKMQVFVNCMYGTITISGTDINNTVESFRLAVQLAVLQKYGTGIQPAQQRLSYGGKQLEDGHILMDYNIQECATIQLLCRPCRLRRRVVELDIEDTDTVGRIKERVEEAERVGLPTHLLLWQRVGRQLCAR